AAAAAAGCTGAATCGTCTGGGTTAAAGGTAATGGAGATTTCTGAAGCTGCTAAGTGGGCTGATGTTATTATGATTTTGGTGCCTGATGAGATACAAGGTGATCTTTATAAAAATGAGATTGCTCCTTATATAAAAGAGGGTGCTTATCTTGCTTTTGCCCATGGATTTAACATACATTTTGGACAGATTGTACCTCCTCCAAATATCAATGTGATTATGATAGCTCCAAAGGGGCCGGGGCATTTGGTAAGAGCTGAATATACAAAAGGTGGTGGTGTTCCTTGTTTGATTGCTGTTTATCAGGATTATTCTGGGGATTCCCGAGAGGTTGCTTTATCCTATGCTGCTGCGATAGGTGGTGCAAGGGCTGGAGTGTTGGAGACAAATTTCAAAGAGGAGACTGAGACCGACCTTTTTGGAGAGCAGGCTGTTTTATGTGGAGGGCTCACTCAGCTTATTAAGTATGGTTTTGAAACGCTGGTTGAGGCTGGATATGCTCCTGAGATGGCTTATTTCGAATGTATGCATGAGGTTAAGCTCATTGTAGATCTTCTTTATGAGGGTGGAATTTCAAATATGAGATATTCCATCAGTAATACTGCTCAATACGGAGATTTGACGAGAGGACCAAAAGTGATCGATCCTCAGGTTAAAGAAAATATGAAAGAGGTTTTAAGGCAGATTCAGTCTGGTGAGTTTGCAAAAGAGTGGATGCTGGAAAATAAAGCAGGAAGGCCAGTGTTTAATGCATTGACAAAAGCTGATGAAAATCATCCGATAGAGCAGGTGGGAGCAAGGTTGAGGGGTATGATGAGCTGGCTTGGTAAAGGTAAAATTGTGGATAAAGATAAGAATTAGTTTGAAGGGGGATTTCCCCCCTTTTTTATTATTGTGACTTTTAAATTTGGCTAACACTCTTTGAGTTTGAATTGGGCTACTAAGTTTAACA
The window above is part of the Calditerrivibrio sp. genome. Proteins encoded here:
- the ilvC gene encoding ketol-acid reductoisomerase, whose amino-acid sequence is MKVYYEKDANLELIKKKKVAVVGYGSQGYGHSNNLKDSGVDVVVALRKGGSSWKKAESSGLKVMEISEAAKWADVIMILVPDEIQGDLYKNEIAPYIKEGAYLAFAHGFNIHFGQIVPPPNINVIMIAPKGPGHLVRAEYTKGGGVPCLIAVYQDYSGDSREVALSYAAAIGGARAGVLETNFKEETETDLFGEQAVLCGGLTQLIKYGFETLVEAGYAPEMAYFECMHEVKLIVDLLYEGGISNMRYSISNTAQYGDLTRGPKVIDPQVKENMKEVLRQIQSGEFAKEWMLENKAGRPVFNALTKADENHPIEQVGARLRGMMSWLGKGKIVDKDKN